A portion of the Anoplopoma fimbria isolate UVic2021 breed Golden Eagle Sablefish chromosome 15, Afim_UVic_2022, whole genome shotgun sequence genome contains these proteins:
- the LOC129103726 gene encoding zinc finger FYVE domain-containing protein 1-like yields the protein MSGHGSSSEKGVNTSLICQESYACGGSEEAAFECVECKSLQCVRCELELHSQERLKNHERVQIGPGHVPYCDNCKGGNGDNGKRHRSVVRCQNCKVNLCQDCQKRTHSGGNKKKHQLISYPPPPKPAEVNPAPISVPPAVQITDETKSLRAKLLEKIFSFLLVDENEEMQIKDESSFVKSLSCNPDQLLKVVSIFGNTGEGKSHTLNHAFFMGREVFKTSPTQESCTVGVWAAFDPFRKVVVIDTEGLLGNSSKQGQRTRLLLKVLAISDLIIYRTHTDRLHDDLFKFLGDASDAYLKHFTKELKATTARCGLDVPLSTLGPAVVIFHETVHTKLLGSDKSSESVDRLLTERFKKLSRFPEAFSSVQYWGTQTLNPPTDFRGLQNKLEQLLDNNATRSPRTPVVIFKALQALSERFNGEITGELVAHSCFFPDEYFTCSSMCLSCRSGCKNSMNHLEEGVCHEAKHRCRYSIQYDNRIYTCKACYEGGKEVIVVPKTSASSDSPWMGLAKYAWSGYVIECPNCGVIYRSRQYWYGNQDPVDTVVRTEIQHVWPGSDGFLKDNSNAAQRLLDGVNLVAQSVSELSVKPAKAVTSWLTDQIAPSYWKPNSLILVCHKCQTVFQDNDTKHHCRACGEGFCDGCSAKAAPVPERGWGLAPVRVCDVCYEQRASYAELLEAELEEEEGGTLARKVGEAVTNTFGVVVTAIDIPLGLVKDAARPAYWVPDQDILSCHNCQREFIAKLSKHHCRACGQGVCDDCSAERRSVPSRGWDHPVRVCTSCNQKTGEL from the exons ATGAGTGGGCATGGCTCGTCTTCAGAAAAGGGAGTTAATACTAGCCTGATATGTCAAGAGAGTTATGCCTGTGGTGGCTCGGAGGAGGCTGCATTTGAGTGCGTTGAATGCAAAAGCTTGCAGTGCGTTCGTTGTGAGCTCGAGCTCCACAGCCAGGAGCGTCTGAAGAACCATGAGCGGGTTCAGATAGGACCTGGGCATGTCCCTTACTGTGACAACTGTAAAGGAGGTAATGGAGACAATGGCAAACGCCATAGATCTGTGGTCCGCTGCCAGAACTGCAAAGTTAACTTGTGCCAAGACTGCCAGAAACGCACCCACAGCGGAGGCAACAAGAAGAAACACCAGCTCATATCTTATCCTCCACCACCCAAACCTGCTGAGGTCAACCCTGCCCCGATCTCTGTACCGCCCGCTGTCCAAATAACCGATGAGACCAAATCTCTGAGGGCAAAACTTCTGGAGAagattttcagttttctcttgGTTGATGAGAATGAAGAAATGCAG ATAAAAGATGAATCTTCATTTGTAAAGAGCCTCAGCTGTAACCCTGACCAGCTGCTGAAGGTGGTGTCCATCTTTGGCAACACAGGAGAGGGCAAATCTCACACCCTGAACCACGCATTCTTCATGGGCAGAGAGGTGTTCAAAACTTCTCCCACACAAGAGTCCTGTACGGTGGGTGTATGGGCCGCGTTTGACCCCTTCCGTAAAGTAGTAGTAATTGACACAGAGGGGCTGCTTGGGAACAGCTCCAAACAGGGCCAGAGAACCCGTCTCTTGCTCAAGGTGCTCGCTATCTCCGACCTCATCATCTATCGCACCCACACTGACCGACTCCACGATGACCTCTTCAAGTTCCTCGGGGATGCCTCGGATGCTTACTTGAAGCATTTCACAAAGGAACTGAAAGCCACAACAGCCCGCTGTGGCCTGGATGTCCCTCTGTCCACCTTGGGCCCTGCGGTGGTCATCTTCCATGAAACAGTCCACACTAAGCTGCTTGGTTCAG atAAGTCATCTGAGTCAGTAGACCGGCTGTTGACGGAGCGCTTCAAGAAGCTCTCCCGTTTCCCAGAGGCCTTCAGCTCTGTACAGTACTGGGGCACGCAGACTCTCAACCCGCCGACTGACTTCCGTGGCCTGCAGAATAAACTGGAGCAGCTCCTGGATAACAACGCCACCCGTTCCCCACGCACCCCTGTGGTCATCTTCAAAGCCCTGCAG GCATTGAGTGAGCGCTTTAATGGAGAAATTACAGGTGAACTTGTAGCACATAGCTGCTTCTTTCCTGATGAGTACTTCACCTGCTCCAGCATGTGCCTCAGCTGTCG ATCTGGCTGCAAGAACAGCATGAACCACTTAGAGGAAGGAGTGTGCCACGAGGCAAAGCATCGTTGTCGTTATTCTATTCAGTATGATAATCGCATTTACACCTGCAAG GCTTGCTATGAAGGGGGGAAGGAAGTGATAGTTGTCCCTAAGACCTCAGCTTCCTCAGACTCTCCATGGATGGGCCTCGCCAAATACGCCTGGTCTGG GTACGTCATTGAATGCCCCAACTGTGGAGTAATCTATCGGAGCCGTCAATACTGGTATGGGAACCAGGACCCTGTGGATACAGTGGTCCGCACAGAGATCCAGCATGTATGGCCAGGG TCGGATGGCTTTTTAAAGGACAATAGCAATGCAGCGCAGCGTCTTCTGGATGGAGTCAATCTAGTGGCCCAGTCTGTGTCAGAGCTCAGTGTCAAGCCTGCCAAGGCTGTCACCTCTTGGCTGACAGATCAAATCGCCCCATCCTACTGGAAACCCAACTCCCTCATCTTG GTGTGCCATAAGTGTCAAACAGTCTTCCAGGACAACGACACCAAGCATCACTGCCGTGCCTGTGGAGAGGGCTTCTGCGACGGCTGCTCTGCCAAAGCTGCACCCGTCCCTGAGAGAGGCTGGGGTCTTGCCCCTGTCCGAGTCTGTGACGTCTGCTATGAACAGAGAGCTTCATACGCAG AGCTGCTTGAGGCAGAGCTCGAGGAGGAAGAAGGTGGAACCCTGGCCAGGAAGGTTGGGGAAGCAGTCACCAACACTTTTGGGGTTGTGGTCACTGCTATTGACATCCCACTTG GCCTAGTGAAAGATGCCGCTCGTCCTGCCTACTGGGTGCCTGACCAGGACATCCTGTCCTGCCACAACTGCCAGCGCGAGTTCATTGCCAAGCTGTCCAAGCACCACTGCCGTGCCTGTGGCCAAGGAGTGTGTGACGACTGCTCCGCGGAGCGTCGGTCGGTTCCGTCGCGGGGCTGGGACCACCCTGTGCGCGTTTGCACCAGCTGCAACCAGAAAACTGGAGAACTTTAA
- the LOC129103835 gene encoding rho-related GTP-binding protein RhoV-like: MACQRHDGPNRQREELSCMLVGDGAVGKTSMIISYIFNGYNNEYRQTAFDVFTGLVRVNGIPTRIKLIDTAGQEEFGHLRSLCYAHVDVFVLCFSLVNPVSFDNITSKWIPQIRAGNPTSPILLVGTQSDLLHNVDILIHLDQRSAKPVHFSRARGLAHKIRAHGYVECSALTQHNLKDVFDSAIFAAIKHKHSGKTSKKLSLLKRVKTFCDCGWRKIFRFI, from the exons ATGGCCTGTCAGAGACATGATGGACCAAACAGGCAGAGGGAAGAGCTGAGCTGCATGCTGGTTGGTGATGGAGCTGTGGGGAAGACGAGCATGATTATCAGTTACATCTTCAATGGATACAACAACGAGTACAGACAAACAGCTTTCGATGTTTTCACTG GTTTGGTTCGTGTGAATGGCATCCCAACTCGTATCAAACTGATAGATACTGCTGGACAG GAGGAGTTTGGCCATCTTCGCTCTCTGTGCTATGCACATGTGGACGTCTTCGTTCTCTGCTTCAGCTTGGTGAACCCTGTCTCCTTCGACAACATCACCTCCAAATGGATCCCACAGATCAGAGCGGGCAACCCAACATCTCCCATCCTTCTGGTTGGAACTCAGTCAGACCTTCTCCACAATGTGGACATCCTTATTCATCTGGACCAGCGGAGCGCCAAACCAGTGCACTTCAGCCGGGCCAGAGGGCTGGCACACAAGATCAGAGCTCATGGCTATGTGGAGTGTTCTGCTCTTACACAACACAACCTCAAAGATGTGTTTGACTCTGCTATATTTGCTGCCATCAAGCACAAGCACTCAGGAAAAACGTCTAAAAAGCTCAGCCTGCTCAAACGTGTCAAGACTTTTTGTGATTGTGGATGGAGGAAAATCTTCAGATTCATCTAA